The genomic DNA CCAGCACGATGACCAGAGGCATGGCGCACAAGCCGAATACCGCGGCGGCGGCACCGGGAAAGCCACGCATCTTGGTGCCGGCGAACACCGCCATGTTCACCTGGTTGGCGCCGGGCAGGATGCGGCACATCGTTGTGGCCGAGAGGAACTCGGCGTCCCCGAGCCAGCCCTTCTCGACGACCAGCACCTCGCGCGACCAGGCCGACAGCCCGCCGCCGAACGACGCCAGCGCGATGTGGTTGAACGTCAGGACCAACTCGAACAACGAAACCCGTTGGGCCGTCGAGTCGATCTGCTCACTCATGGACGAGCTCGGGGTCATGCGGGAAGTCGTCTTCGTGGTGCTGCGACGAATCCAGCGGATCCGGCGGCTCGT from Mycolicibacterium phocaicum includes the following:
- a CDS encoding chromate transporter translates to MSEQIDSTAQRVSLFELVLTFNHIALASFGGGLSAWSREVLVVEKGWLGDAEFLSATTMCRILPGANQVNMAVFAGTKMRGFPGAAAAVFGLCAMPLVIVLVLSFAYFRFKEVPAVKGVLHGASAAAVALTLTMVLKTGQKCLTGVVPVLLFAGAFVLNGVLRFPLLGTLAILAPLSLIWAWPRERTAAST